A genomic window from Parasteatoda tepidariorum isolate YZ-2023 chromosome 10, CAS_Ptep_4.0, whole genome shotgun sequence includes:
- the LOC107448755 gene encoding uncharacterized protein, with amino-acid sequence MPSLNDSLEIGPNLLPETVGCLLRFRLYEFALTCDGKQAFLRNATRFFWYKQKKGSSKTATFTDEVTTYRFTLLPFGLSCSLLPFCATTRELAANHINDFPTSEALLDKHLYMDDFVVSLETESQIMVLQKEVKDLMSLIKLSMEKWATDSLKLQHLLEANKENFKTETTVLCIGWNTKTDTLSNAFKTSLCAPPDKPLTKKWLLHCITSLYDPLGLFTPFTIIGKILFQDTWILGINWDEILPTNLAAVWHTVTTQLDAISSKEVPRFIGISSLDSFNIHIFYDASERVYVAVLYIVTSRNNQSSIHLVCSRNRLAPIRKVSLLRLELLAAVIGTRLLKFFRNDTGLSQSTATLWSYCEVPLG; translated from the coding sequence ATGCCATCATTAAACGATTCTTTAGAAATTGGTCCCAATCTACTACCTGAGACTGTTGGTTGTCTTTTACGATTTCGACTGTATGAATTTGCCTTAACCTGTGACGGTAAACAAGCTTTCCTCAGAAATGCAACGAGATTCTTCTGGTACAAACAAAAGAAAGGCTCTTCAAAAACAGCTACGTTCACAGATGAAGTAACTACATACAGATTCACTCTCTTACCATTCGGACTGTCTTGCAGCCTTTTACCCTTCTGTGCAACTACACGAGAACTAGCCGCTAATCATATAAATGACTTCCCTACTTCTGAAGCACTCTTAGATAAACACCTATATATGGATGATTTTGTGGTTAGTCTAGAAACTGAATCGCAAATAATGGTATTACAAAAGGAAGTCAAAGATTTGATGTCACTCATAAAACTATCGATGGAAAAATGGGCTACTGACTCTTTAAAGCTTCAACACTTACTGGAAgctaacaaagaaaatttcaagaCCGAAACTACAGTTTTATGCATTGGATGGAACACGAAAACTGATACCTTGAGCAACGCTTTCAAGACTTCACTCTGTGCTCCTCCAGATAAGCCACTTACTAAGAAGTGGTTACTCCACTGTATTACAAGTTTATACGATCCCTTAGGACTGTTTACACCATTCACGATAATTGGAAAGATACTCTTTCAAGATACTTGGATTCTTGGAATCAATTGGGATGAAATTTTACCGACAAACTTGGCTGCTGTGTGGCATACAGTTACAACCCAGCTCGATGCCATTTCCTCAAAAGAAGTTCCTCGTTTCATAGGAATTTCATCGCTTGATTCctttaatattcatatattcTACGATGCATCAGAGCGAGTTTATGTCGCAGTTTTGTACATAGTTACTTCTCGTAATAATCAATCAAGTATCCATTTAGTATGCAGCCGCAATAGACTTGCACCTATAAGGAAAGTTAGTCTTTTACGCTTAGAGCTTTTAGCAGCTGTGATTGGTACCAGACTGCTGAAATTTTTTCGCAATGATACTGGATTGTCGCAATCTACTGCCACATTATGGAGCTACTGTGAAGTCCCCCTTGGTTAG
- the LOC139426874 gene encoding uncharacterized protein, producing MLSESLAFVSSYFGWILSGPRSCTTVSNVATVNYHNTLTQQEPINESESCFWDLETIGITTSQDREMSKHNSTVLKIFRVSFKLVDNCRVVSLPWKAMVSTLPTNKTTAENRFQSLKKRLTSNESLKTQYEKCMLNYFEQGRAEVCPFADETENPVYYLPHHAVKKKQQDDIK from the coding sequence ATGCTGTCAGAATCCCTTGCTTTCGTTTCGTCATATTTCGGGTGGATTCTGAGTGGACCTCGATCATGCACAACAGTTTCCAATGTAGCTACTGTAAACTACCACAACACATTAACTCAACAAGAACCTATCAATGAAAGTGAAAGTTGCTTCTGGGACTTGGAAACAATTGGAATCACCACTTCTCAGGATAGAGAAATGTCTAAACATAATTCAACTGTTTTGAAGATCTTTCGTGTCTCATTTAAATTAGTTGATAATTGTAGGGTCGTGTCATTACCTTGGAAAGCTATGGTCTCAACATTACCAACAAACAAAACTACTGCTGAGAATAGATttcaatcacttaaaaaaagacTGACATCAAATGAATCTTTGAAAACACAGTACGAAAAATGCATGTTGAATTACTTTGAACAAGGACGTGCTGAAGTTTGCCCATTTGCAGACGAAACTGAAAACCCCGTGTACTATCTGCCACATCATGCAGTGAAAAAGAAGCAACAAGATGATATAAAGTAA
- the LOC107448754 gene encoding kappa-type opioid receptor-like encodes MGSTNLTNSIDEHSLNFTQAPFAEHHQLPFSSIIGSFFTSIIACTALVGNLAVIITTLWIENLRSQSGNILIVFLACIDVWTAIFVMIPSAIAVATDGWPFGDTLCRINAVFNYLCACASSYITAMISFDRAVAVLFPLRYNSWMTRKAMISICLWIIGNTGSVAIMNGSSSNLSYDYYEAACALPYREYFGRVATYCGCCICYAVPAMVMFTCNVLIFLQIRKSSNKVIGIHISHVGNRSEELTVKKRKDSEMWKSIYSMIAIITVYYICFSPYALAKLVKALLDAYAFPWVDYPITILVFVSSATNPFIYGILRKDYREGFKKIPRLVKEKLYW; translated from the coding sequence atgggGTCAACAAATTTGACCAACAGCATTGATGAACACAGTTTAAATTTCACACAAGCTCCTTTCGCTGAACATCATCAATTACCATTCTCCAGTATCATTGGTTCTTTCTTTACAAGCATAATAGCCTGCACAGCGCTCGTTGGTAATCTTGCCGTCATTATTACTACATTATGGATTGAAAACCTTCGATCTCAAAGCGGAAATATCCTTATTGTGTTTCTTGCTTGCATTGATGTTTGGACGGCAATATTCGTCATGATACCTTCAGCTATAGCTGTAGCAACAGATGGTTGGCCATTTGGAGACACATTATGCAGAATAAatgctgtatttaattatttgtgtgcCTGTGCTTCATCGTACATTACAGCCATGATAAGTTTTGACAGAGCTGTGGCTGTACTGTTTCCTTTAAGATATAATTCCTGGATGACTAGAAAGGCCATGATATCTATCTGCTTGTGGATAATCGGAAATACTGGTTCAGTTGCAATAATGAACGGCTCAAGTTCAAATTTATCATATGATTATTATGAGGCTGCATGCGCTCTTCCTTATCGAGAATATTTCGGAAGAGTTGCCACCTATTGTGGTTGCTGCATTTGTTATGCAGTGCCTGCTATGGTAATGTTCACCTGTAATGTActaatttttctgcaaattagAAAGAGCTCCAACAAGGTCATTGGTATTCACATTTCTCATGTTGGCAATCGTTCTGAAGAGTtgacagttaaaaaaagaaaggactCAGAAATGTGGAAGTCGATCTATAGCATGATTGCTATAATAACTGTTTATTATATATGCTTCTCACCTTATGCTCTTGCAAAGCTTGTTAAAGCCCTTTTAGATGCTTATGCATTCCCGTGGGTCGATTATCCTATTACAATACTAGTTTTTGTTTCCTCCGCTACTAATCCATTCATTTATGGGATACTAAGGAAAGATTACAGAGAGGGATTTAAGAAAATACCCAGACTAGTTAAGGAGAAGTTATACTGGTAA